CGGAAGAGCGCCTCGACAAGCTTTTTGCCGATCTCAAGCGCACCTCTGACGAAACCAAGGCACGTCGACTCACTGTCCAGATTAATCAGATCTGGTCGCAGTCGGGCAGCGCGACAATTGATCTTCTCATTCAGTGGGCAAGTGCTGCCATGCTGGAAAAGCGTTACACATCGGCGCTCGATTTCCTGAATGAAGCCATTGCGCTCAATCCGGACTATGCAGAAGCATGGAACCGTCGCGCCACCGTCTATTTCCTGCGTAACGACTATGCGCACGCCATGTACGACATCAATCGTACGCTGGAGCTTGAGCCACGCCACTACGGTGCCCTGACAGGCATGGCGGAGATCCTGCGCGCGCGTGGGCTGAAGGAACAGGCTTTGAAAGCCTATGAGCAGGCGCTGCAGATCAATCCGATGATGCGAGATGCTCAGAAGAGCTTGCTCGATCTCACGGAAGAGCTGAGCGACACCCGCACCTGATTCTCTCACAGAGATACAAACAAAAACGCGCCCCGAAAGGAGCGCGTTTTTTCTTTTATACGAAGCCCACACAAAACTGGAT
The Ochrobactrum sp. BTU1 DNA segment above includes these coding regions:
- a CDS encoding tetratricopeptide repeat protein, which gives rise to MMKIMRMRNVFAYLNNSSLLITLGLSALISASSAYAETKPSLTAPITPVQVGTDSDQKPAPKEQNQAEQTPEERLDKLFADLKRTSDETKARRLTVQINQIWSQSGSATIDLLIQWASAAMLEKRYTSALDFLNEAIALNPDYAEAWNRRATVYFLRNDYAHAMYDINRTLELEPRHYGALTGMAEILRARGLKEQALKAYEQALQINPMMRDAQKSLLDLTEELSDTRT